One Paraburkholderia kururiensis DNA window includes the following coding sequences:
- a CDS encoding NAD(P)-binding protein yields MAHIVILGAGLGGLSMAYAMRKAARHDDRVTVVAGGQVLAISCRSR; encoded by the coding sequence ATGGCTCATATCGTGATTCTGGGGGCAGGCCTCGGCGGCCTGTCGATGGCCTACGCAATGCGCAAGGCGGCACGTCACGACGATCGGGTCACGGTCGTGGCGGGCGGACAGGTCCTTGCCATTTCGTGCCGATCGAGGTGA
- a CDS encoding YgaP family membrane protein: MTSWQITRVFAGIVILATLALGAPASPLFMSSGWFWVTAFVGANLLQSGLTQWCPMEIFLRKLGVRGGA; the protein is encoded by the coding sequence ATGACCTCCTGGCAAATCACGCGCGTCTTCGCGGGCATCGTCATCCTCGCAACGCTGGCGCTCGGCGCGCCGGCCAGTCCGCTTTTCATGAGCAGCGGGTGGTTCTGGGTCACGGCATTCGTGGGCGCCAACCTGCTGCAGAGCGGCTTGACGCAGTGGTGTCCGATGGAAATCTTCCTGCGCAAGCTCGGCGTGCGCGGCGGTGCATGA
- a CDS encoding TolC family protein, with product MKFSLAAWAIALAAVSSAAHAETDLLAAAHDALAHDPVYAAAVAQNQADATRRKQGRAGFLPQVFATGNVRYGTVDQETTGAHFAGGGFGSSNGIAFDTRAAGATGAGWAVTIKENLYSAAKNADARQMNNAADAGDASLRLARQTLLLQVAQAYFAVLAAEDDVAALKSTREAALEASRIAQGRFEAGDTAITNVNDAKARADLAQAQMLAAQTALDLKRAELRDLTGNPDTALRRPGNTAAGKSALESLQAGDFADWQSRAMTGNPLIELRRLGVDNAQAETSRYRPGAGTTVDAFASYIGDRMNGAGYGGNSSMRSNSAVVGIMVTIPLYTGGLRSAKAEESAALLNRAGLDEDAARVAVAREVRQAFLGLQSSKVQVTALTQALHSAELQLDANRTAFEAGDRPSIDVLNAGQALFATRRDLAAARYQIALNQLRLAAAAGELDEEQLARINAMLR from the coding sequence ATGAAATTCAGCCTTGCTGCATGGGCGATCGCGCTCGCGGCGGTCAGTTCAGCGGCACACGCCGAGACCGACCTGCTCGCCGCCGCCCACGATGCGCTCGCGCACGATCCGGTCTATGCCGCCGCCGTGGCCCAGAACCAGGCCGATGCGACGCGCCGCAAACAAGGCCGCGCGGGCTTCCTGCCCCAGGTCTTCGCGACCGGCAACGTGCGCTACGGAACCGTCGATCAGGAAACGACCGGCGCGCACTTTGCCGGCGGCGGGTTCGGTTCGAGCAACGGCATCGCGTTCGATACACGCGCGGCGGGCGCCACGGGTGCAGGCTGGGCCGTGACGATCAAGGAGAACCTCTACAGCGCGGCAAAAAACGCCGACGCGAGGCAGATGAACAACGCGGCCGACGCGGGCGACGCCTCGCTGCGGCTCGCGCGGCAAACGCTGCTGCTCCAGGTTGCCCAGGCGTACTTCGCCGTGCTCGCGGCCGAAGACGACGTCGCCGCGTTGAAGTCCACGCGCGAAGCGGCGCTCGAAGCGAGCCGCATCGCCCAGGGCCGCTTCGAAGCGGGCGATACCGCGATCACCAACGTCAACGACGCCAAGGCGCGTGCCGATCTCGCCCAAGCACAGATGCTGGCCGCGCAAACGGCGCTCGACCTCAAGCGCGCCGAACTGCGCGACCTCACCGGCAATCCCGACACGGCGCTGCGCCGCCCCGGCAACACGGCGGCCGGGAAGTCCGCGTTGGAGTCCCTCCAGGCGGGCGACTTCGCCGACTGGCAGTCGCGCGCCATGACCGGCAATCCGCTGATCGAACTGCGCCGGCTCGGCGTGGACAACGCACAGGCCGAAACGTCGCGCTATCGGCCCGGCGCCGGCACGACGGTCGATGCGTTCGCCTCGTACATCGGCGACCGCATGAACGGTGCAGGCTACGGCGGCAACAGCTCGATGCGCAGCAACAGCGCCGTGGTCGGCATCATGGTCACCATTCCGCTCTACACGGGCGGCCTGCGCAGCGCGAAGGCCGAAGAAAGCGCAGCGCTCCTCAACCGCGCGGGGCTGGACGAAGACGCCGCGCGCGTCGCCGTTGCGCGCGAAGTGCGGCAAGCGTTCCTCGGCTTGCAGAGTTCGAAGGTCCAGGTCACGGCGCTCACGCAGGCGCTGCACTCGGCCGAACTGCAACTGGACGCCAACCGCACAGCCTTCGAGGCAGGTGATCGGCCTTCGATCGATGTGCTCAACGCCGGGCAGGCGTTGTTCGCGACGCGACGCGATCTGGCGGCGGCGCGCTATCAGATTGCGCTGAACCAGCTGCGGCTTGCTGCGGCGGCCGGGGAACTGGACGAGGAGCAGCTCGCACGGATCAACGCGATGCTGCGCTGA
- a CDS encoding efflux RND transporter permease subunit, translating into MTIETPKLGISGRVAAFFLENRITPLIALVALLLGLFAMVMTPREEEPQINVTMANVLVPFPGASARDVERMVAGPAEQVLAQISGIEHVMSVSRPGLAVLTVQFKVGVPRTEALVRLYDTVFSNQDWLPKNLGVLPPLIKPKGIDDVPIVVLTLSSTRQGGNAYDLERVGHSIEAELKRVPGTREVTTIGGPQRAVNVLLDPGRMRAAGITVDDLRRVLVAANASATVGDLVRENSSIHVESGPVLENARDVGDVIVAVHNGHPVFVSDVATVMEGPPAPTHYVWEGIAGTHPAQYPAVSVTVTKKAGENAVTVAKNVLQRVDTLRNTVIPADVQVEVARDYGVTANAKAMKLIEKLAFATTSVVVLVLFALGWREASVVGVAVILTLTATLFASWAWGFTLNRVSLFALILSIGILVDDAIVVVENIHRHRQLEPHAPLASVIPRAVDEVGGPTILATLTVIAALLPMAFVTGLMGPYMSPIPINASMGMAISLSVAFIVTPWLSRMWLAHGHHGADGSDGTNGEGVQGKLRAKLQPFFARAFAPFLDETRGSRNRKLLWLGVAGAIALSLALPVLQLVVLKMLPFDNKSEFQVVVDMPEGTPLERTASVLNEMGAYLATVPETATWQAYAGLSAPINFNGLVRQYYLRAGGNVGDIQVNLVEQSKRHRQSHAIATSVRPALERIAQRNGARVKVVEVPPGPPVLAPIVAEVYGADAPQRNAVAHAVRGVFAATPGVVDIDDSTVVAAAQRDFELDRRKAGLVGVSQQDVAQTLRTGLTGDDVTYVRDGSKFPAPVHLALPATLGGDASALLALTVRGSEGQLVPLSELVRQRDTHIEQPIYHKDLLPVTYVVGDMAGKVDSPLYGMFEMRSRLAKLPVPGGGTLGEWFVSQPDDPYRGFSIKWDGEWQVTYETFRDMGIAYAVGLVLIYLLVVAEFGSYLTPLIIMAPIPLTIIGVMPGHALLGAQFTATSMIGMIALAGIIVRNSILLVDFINLQVAAGVPFRDAVVQSAATRAQPILLTAVAAMIGALFILDDPIFNGLAVSLIFGVLVSTLLTLVVIPLLYYTAYRRRFAAAPSSPSFPSHS; encoded by the coding sequence ATGACGATTGAGACGCCGAAGCTCGGCATTTCCGGCCGCGTTGCCGCGTTCTTTCTCGAGAACCGCATCACGCCGCTCATTGCGCTCGTCGCCCTGCTGCTCGGCCTCTTCGCCATGGTGATGACGCCGCGCGAAGAAGAGCCGCAGATCAACGTCACGATGGCGAACGTGCTCGTGCCCTTCCCGGGCGCGAGTGCGCGCGACGTGGAGCGCATGGTGGCGGGACCGGCCGAGCAGGTGCTCGCGCAGATCAGCGGCATCGAACACGTGATGTCCGTGTCGCGCCCGGGGCTTGCGGTGCTCACGGTGCAGTTCAAGGTGGGCGTGCCGCGCACGGAAGCGCTCGTGCGGCTCTACGACACCGTGTTTTCCAACCAGGACTGGCTGCCGAAAAACCTCGGCGTCCTGCCGCCGCTCATCAAGCCCAAAGGCATCGACGACGTGCCCATCGTCGTGCTCACGCTCTCCTCCACGCGCCAAGGCGGCAATGCATACGATCTGGAGCGCGTGGGCCATTCCATCGAGGCAGAACTGAAGCGTGTGCCCGGCACGCGCGAAGTGACCACCATTGGCGGCCCGCAACGCGCCGTCAACGTGCTGCTCGATCCTGGTCGCATGCGCGCGGCGGGCATCACGGTAGACGATCTACGGCGCGTGCTCGTTGCCGCCAATGCGAGTGCAACGGTGGGCGACCTCGTGCGGGAGAACAGCAGCATCCACGTCGAAAGCGGCCCGGTGCTGGAAAACGCGCGCGACGTGGGCGACGTGATCGTCGCGGTCCACAACGGTCACCCCGTGTTCGTCTCCGACGTGGCAACCGTGATGGAAGGCCCGCCCGCGCCCACGCACTACGTGTGGGAAGGCATCGCCGGCACGCATCCCGCGCAGTATCCGGCCGTCTCCGTCACGGTCACCAAGAAGGCCGGCGAAAACGCGGTCACGGTCGCGAAGAACGTACTGCAACGGGTAGACACGCTGCGCAACACCGTGATCCCCGCCGACGTGCAGGTGGAAGTGGCGCGCGACTACGGCGTGACGGCCAATGCGAAGGCGATGAAGCTGATCGAGAAGCTCGCGTTCGCGACCACCTCGGTCGTGGTGCTCGTGCTCTTCGCGCTCGGCTGGCGCGAGGCGTCGGTGGTCGGCGTGGCCGTGATCCTCACGCTCACCGCGACGCTCTTCGCATCGTGGGCCTGGGGCTTCACGCTGAACCGCGTGTCGCTGTTCGCGTTGATTCTCTCGATCGGCATTCTCGTGGACGATGCCATCGTCGTGGTCGAGAACATTCACCGCCACCGGCAACTGGAACCTCATGCGCCGCTCGCATCCGTGATTCCGCGCGCCGTGGACGAGGTGGGCGGCCCCACCATTCTCGCCACGCTCACGGTGATTGCGGCGCTGCTTCCCATGGCATTCGTCACGGGCTTGATGGGGCCGTACATGAGCCCTATTCCGATCAACGCGAGCATGGGCATGGCCATCTCGCTGTCCGTCGCGTTCATCGTCACGCCGTGGCTCTCGCGCATGTGGCTGGCGCACGGCCATCACGGCGCCGACGGCTCTGACGGCACGAACGGCGAGGGAGTCCAGGGCAAGTTGCGCGCGAAGCTCCAGCCGTTCTTTGCCCGCGCGTTCGCGCCGTTTCTGGACGAGACGCGCGGCTCGCGCAACCGCAAGCTGCTGTGGCTCGGCGTGGCGGGCGCCATTGCGCTGTCACTCGCGCTGCCCGTGCTTCAGCTCGTCGTGCTGAAGATGCTGCCCTTCGACAACAAGTCGGAGTTCCAGGTCGTGGTCGACATGCCCGAAGGCACGCCGCTCGAACGCACGGCAAGCGTGCTGAACGAGATGGGCGCCTACCTCGCCACGGTGCCGGAGACGGCGACCTGGCAGGCCTACGCCGGGCTCAGTGCGCCCATCAACTTCAACGGACTCGTGCGTCAGTACTACCTGCGCGCAGGTGGCAACGTGGGCGACATCCAGGTCAATCTCGTCGAGCAGTCGAAGCGCCACCGGCAAAGCCATGCCATAGCGACGTCGGTGCGGCCCGCGCTGGAGCGGATCGCACAGCGTAACGGCGCGCGCGTGAAGGTGGTGGAAGTGCCGCCCGGACCGCCGGTGCTCGCACCCATCGTGGCCGAGGTGTACGGCGCAGATGCGCCGCAGCGCAATGCCGTCGCGCATGCGGTGCGCGGCGTGTTCGCCGCGACGCCGGGCGTGGTCGACATCGACGACAGCACCGTGGTGGCCGCGGCCCAGCGCGACTTCGAACTCGACCGGCGCAAGGCGGGCCTCGTCGGCGTATCGCAGCAGGACGTCGCCCAGACGCTGCGCACAGGGCTCACCGGCGACGACGTCACCTATGTCCGCGACGGCAGCAAATTTCCCGCGCCCGTGCACCTTGCGTTGCCCGCCACCCTGGGCGGCGACGCGTCGGCCCTGCTCGCATTGACCGTGCGCGGCAGCGAGGGGCAGCTCGTACCGCTCTCTGAACTGGTGCGACAGCGCGACACCCACATCGAGCAGCCCATCTATCACAAGGACCTGCTGCCGGTGACCTACGTGGTGGGCGACATGGCCGGCAAGGTGGACAGCCCGCTCTACGGCATGTTCGAGATGCGCAGTCGCCTCGCGAAGCTGCCCGTGCCGGGAGGCGGCACGCTCGGCGAATGGTTCGTGAGCCAGCCCGACGACCCGTATCGCGGCTTCTCCATTAAGTGGGACGGCGAATGGCAGGTCACCTACGAAACGTTCCGCGACATGGGCATTGCCTACGCGGTGGGCCTCGTGCTCATCTATCTGCTCGTGGTCGCAGAGTTCGGCTCGTACCTCACGCCGCTCATCATCATGGCGCCCATCCCGCTCACCATCATCGGCGTGATGCCGGGGCACGCGCTGCTGGGTGCGCAGTTCACGGCGACGTCGATGATCGGCATGATCGCGCTCGCCGGCATCATCGTGCGCAATTCGATCCTGCTGGTGGACTTCATCAATCTGCAGGTGGCAGCGGGCGTGCCGTTTCGCGACGCGGTCGTGCAGTCGGCCGCCACGCGCGCGCAGCCCATTCTGCTTACGGCGGTGGCCGCGATGATCGGCGCGCTCTTCATCCTCGACGACCCGATCTTCAATGGCCTCGCCGTCTCGCTCATCTTCGGGGTGCTGGTCTCGACACTGCTCACGCTCGTAGTGATCCCGCTGCTCTACTACACGGCGTACCGGCGGCGTTTCGCGGCCGCGCCGTCCTCTCCGTCTTTCCCTTCCCACTCCTAA